In the genome of Fervidobacterium gondwanense DSM 13020, one region contains:
- the disA gene encoding DNA integrity scanning diadenylate cyclase DisA, whose protein sequence is MPDYTEQTTQDILEKIKLLSPGTKLRRALDDIIHAQLGALIVFINEDDMKNSNVFQSGFRLDCPFTPEKLYELSKMDGAIVMDENATKILAANVHLVPDPSIPTSETGTRHRTAERVAKQLGKMVVAISKRRNVVTLYYRDRKHVFEDINFVLTKVGQTINALERFRESFDRDLERLDEIEIEGRVPLEFVCELLIRGVEINTISANIQTSIIELGNEGKLAQLRLREVLSDLDEIIKLLVMDYSKKEVTEEEAAKITEAITKSEHKIMNVSKALGYDVPNIQQLSEVRVSPRGYRILRNEVHIPMNISQNVIKSFHSIDKLVKTNASVLQKVDGIGSKRAKAIVKRLREIKKRRV, encoded by the coding sequence ATGCCTGACTATACCGAACAAACAACTCAGGATATCCTCGAGAAAATAAAGCTATTATCACCTGGTACAAAACTGCGAAGAGCGCTCGATGACATAATACACGCTCAACTTGGCGCGTTAATTGTTTTCATCAATGAAGATGATATGAAAAACAGCAATGTTTTTCAGTCAGGTTTCAGGCTAGACTGTCCATTTACACCGGAAAAACTATACGAATTATCAAAAATGGATGGAGCAATAGTAATGGATGAAAACGCGACGAAGATATTGGCAGCAAACGTTCATCTTGTGCCGGATCCGAGCATTCCAACATCTGAAACAGGCACGCGGCACCGAACTGCAGAAAGAGTTGCCAAGCAACTTGGCAAAATGGTCGTCGCAATTTCCAAGAGACGGAACGTTGTCACATTGTATTACAGAGATAGAAAACACGTTTTCGAGGATATAAACTTCGTCCTGACAAAAGTTGGTCAAACGATAAACGCACTCGAGCGCTTCAGAGAATCTTTTGACAGGGATTTGGAGCGTCTCGACGAAATTGAGATCGAAGGACGTGTACCGTTGGAATTCGTATGCGAATTGTTGATTAGAGGTGTTGAGATCAACACGATCTCTGCAAATATTCAAACAAGCATAATAGAACTTGGAAACGAGGGAAAATTGGCTCAGCTCAGATTAAGAGAAGTACTGAGCGATCTGGACGAAATCATAAAACTTTTAGTTATGGATTATTCGAAAAAAGAGGTAACAGAGGAAGAAGCGGCAAAGATAACGGAAGCAATAACCAAATCCGAGCACAAGATAATGAACGTCTCTAAAGCTCTTGGATACGATGTACCAAACATCCAGCAACTTTCAGAAGTACGTGTAAGTCCCCGAGGTTACAGAATTCTAAGGAACGAAGTTCACATACCCATGAACATTTCACAAAATGTCATAAAATCATTCCACAGTATCGATAAACTGGTTAAGACGAACGCAAGTGTGCTTCAAAAAGTGGACGGCATAGGCTCAAAACGTGCAAAAGCAATTGTAAAAAGACTAAGAGAGATAAAGAAAAGGCGCGTGTAA